In a single window of the Cucumis melo cultivar AY chromosome 11, USDA_Cmelo_AY_1.0, whole genome shotgun sequence genome:
- the LOC103497818 gene encoding pumilio homolog 24: MAPKSQQNSKPKKRKQISGNKSSSHGSISKKPKFVDSKSSKSPRLGTVGKPFKPPKQKENQHFKSNVVKAEARKENSVPTTNRDRRVQAKELAEARKKKRKRHYDLEHELARLWEEMRKRDITKEDRSKLISKALENMKGKIPEIAGSHVSSRVLQTCVKHCTDTERDAVFEELKPHFLTLASNTYAVHLVKKMLDNASKKQLAVFISSLRGHVASLLRHMVGSLVVEHAYHLANAAQKQTLLQELYSLELQLFKDMVSVKESRLVDIISKLDIQKASVSRHMTSVIQPILEKGIVDHSIIHRVLMEYFTVADKTSAADVVQQLSSSLLVRMIHTKDGSRIGILCIKHGSAKERKKSIKGMKGHMKKIAHEQHASMVLVCIISVVDDTKLIRKIIISELEKDLKELILDKNGRRVLLQLLHPNCSRYFSPDDLASLNSSIPSLCSKGESGVEKAEEKVENDTGEKESEADGSKVSAEGSEVVEGGKKDPLIRRHELLVDSGLAEKLVDVCINDAGEILRSNFGREVLYEVATGGADGILQSKLGEKLSALYEAIASLAAEPKPEDAASGNEHVFENFHSSRTIRKLILDCPAFALTLWNKALEGKSKLWAQGHSCKIVQAFLESSDSNIREIARVELQSLIDEGVLKIPDSKMSANKS, encoded by the exons ATGGCACCGAAGAGCCAACAAAACAGTAAACCCAAGAAGAGAAAGCAAATTTCGGGCAACAAGAGCTCCTCTCATGGCTCCATTTCGAAGAAACCGAAGTTTGTTGACAGCAAGTCCTCAAAATCCCCCAGGCTGGGGACTGTTGGTAAACCCTTCAAACCGCCCAAACAGAAAGAAAATCAGCATTTCAAATCAAATGTTGTAAAAGCAGAAGCTCGAAAGGAGAATTCGGTGCCAACCACAAATCGAGATCGTCGAGTCCAAGCTAAG GAACTTGCAGAGGCtaggaagaagaaaaggaaacgACATTATGATTTGGAACAT GAGCTTGCACGTCTATGGGAGGAAATGAGGAAACGCGATATCACTAAAGAAGATAGATCCAA ATTGATCAGTAAAGCATTAGAAAACATGAAGGGAAAGATCCCTGAAATTGCAGGTTCCCACGTATCATCTCGTGTGCTTCAG ACGTGTGTTAAACACTGCACAGATACTGAGAGAGATGCAGTGTTTGAGGAACTTAAGCCTCATTTTCTCACTCTTGCAAGCAACACTTATGCAGTTCATCTAGTGAAAAAAATGTTAGACAATG CCTCGAAAAAGCAGCTGGCAGTGTTTATCTCATCTTTACGTGGGCACGTAGCTTCTCTTCTTCGTCACATGGTTGGATCTTTAG ttGTTGAACATGCATACCATTTAGCAAATGCAGCGCAGAAGCAAACTCTTCTACAGGAACTTTATTCATTGGAACTTCAGTTATTTAAGGATATGGTCTCAGTGAAAGAAAGCAG GTTAGTAGATATAATTTCAAAATTGGACATTCAGAAAGCTTCAGTCTCACGACACATGACATCGGTTATCCAACCAATTCTGGAAAAAGGGATAGTTGATCACTCTATCATACATAGGGTGCTGATGGAATACTTTACCGTAGCTGATAAG ACATCTGCCGCAGATGTAGTCCAACAGTTGTCCAGTTCACTTCTTGTTAGAATGATTCACACTAAAGATGGATCGAGGATTGGTATACTTTGCATAAAACATGGCAGTGCAAAG gaaagaaagaaaagcatCAAGGGAATGAAAGGCCATATGAAGAAGATAGCGCATGAGCAACATGCAAGTATG GTGCTTGTGTGCATCATCTCAGTTGTTGATGATACAAAGCTCATTAGGAAG ATTATCATCAGTGAGCTCGAAAAAGATTTGAAGGAGCTCATTTTAGACAAG AATGGAAGGCGTGTATTACTGCAACTGTTGCATCCAAACTGTTCACGCTACTTCAGTCCTGACGATCTTGCTTCTTTAAATTCATCAATACCTTCTCTTTGCAGCAAG GGTGAGTCAGGAGTTGAAAAGGCTGAAGAGAAGGTGGAGAATGACACAGGTGAAAAAGAAAGTGAAGCTGATGGAAGCAAGGTTTCTGCTGAGGGCTCTGAAGTCGTGGAGGGTGGTAAAAAAGATCCACTTATCAGAAGGCATGAGTTGTTGGTGGATAGTGGGCTCGCTGAG AAGCTTGTAGACGTATGCATCAACGATGCTGGGGAAATATTAAGGTCAAATTTTGGCCGTGAAGTACTGTACGAG GTTGCAACTGGGGGTGCTGATGGCATTCTGCAATCGAAATTGGGTGAAAAGCTGAGTGCTTTGTATGAAGCTATTGCTTCACTTGCAGCAGAGCCTAAACCTGAAGACGCAGCCTCAGGAAACGAGCACgtctttgaaaattttcactCTAGTAGGACCATAAGAAAGCTAATCTTGGACTGCCCTGCCTTTGCCCTCACTTTGTGGAACAAAGCACTTGAAGGCAAATCCAAATTGTGGGCCCAAGGTCACAG CTGTAAGATAGTTCAAGCTTTCCTGGAATCCTCGGACTCTAACATTCGTGAGATTGCAAGAGTAGAACTGCAGTCCTTGATAGACGAAGGTGTACTCAAAATCCCAGACTCGAAGATGTCTGCCAACAAAAGCTAG